The Halomicronema hongdechloris C2206 genome includes a window with the following:
- a CDS encoding tetratricopeptide repeat protein: protein MMDRLQKILTTLTFLTLLAPWPLVAVAQSDPTPDAPVEASEEEAPSTEPQPRPAEAYNQGVDHFEAGDYSAALAAFNQAIALDPNFARAYLYRGLVYSEQEAWAEALPNLTRAIELAPTDAVAYFSRGVVHYRRGDLAQAEQDFSEALLHDPNYAKAYVFRGLVAREQDQYALAIEDFTAGINQAPELSDAYVHRGSTYALMEEYQAAVSDFDQAIELDGQRADAYQGRGVARYHLGLLEGALEDLNRAIRLKDDMPSAYLNRSYIYSAQGRPMRALSDLDQAIELRPDYVEAYLNRGLLRARQGNLQGAMDDFDTVLQLDPEAAVAYRYRGNARMEAGDALGAVADYSDALFIDVNDAVTYKLRGDARWAIGDRPGAIADYSQAIDIRPGYLEAYEARGQAFAALEEFQRAHDDLTRVIRGDTQRMDPDVYFGRGWVRSQLGDITGARADLERAAALYLETGQAEGYRKTLDLMRQI, encoded by the coding sequence ATGATGGACAGGTTGCAGAAAATCCTCACGACCCTTACATTCCTTACCCTGCTGGCCCCCTGGCCCCTGGTGGCTGTAGCCCAGTCAGACCCGACTCCTGACGCCCCTGTGGAGGCTAGTGAAGAGGAGGCACCGTCAACTGAGCCGCAACCCCGCCCTGCGGAGGCCTACAACCAGGGGGTTGACCATTTTGAAGCTGGAGATTATTCAGCGGCTCTGGCAGCGTTCAATCAAGCCATTGCCCTAGATCCTAACTTTGCCCGGGCCTATCTATATCGGGGCCTAGTCTACAGCGAGCAAGAGGCTTGGGCTGAGGCCCTGCCCAACCTAACCCGGGCCATTGAGTTGGCTCCGACTGATGCGGTGGCCTATTTCAGCCGCGGGGTGGTGCATTACCGGCGGGGGGATTTGGCCCAGGCTGAACAGGACTTCAGCGAGGCCCTGTTGCATGACCCTAATTACGCCAAAGCCTATGTATTTAGGGGATTGGTGGCCCGAGAGCAGGACCAGTACGCCTTGGCCATTGAGGATTTTACGGCGGGCATTAATCAGGCTCCTGAGCTAAGTGATGCCTATGTCCATCGGGGATCGACCTATGCCCTGATGGAAGAGTACCAGGCGGCAGTGAGTGATTTTGACCAGGCTATTGAGCTGGATGGCCAGCGGGCGGATGCCTATCAAGGGCGCGGGGTGGCTCGTTATCACCTGGGTCTCCTGGAGGGGGCTCTGGAGGATTTAAATCGAGCCATTCGCTTAAAGGATGATATGCCGTCGGCTTATCTGAACCGCAGTTATATCTATAGCGCCCAGGGGCGACCTATGCGTGCCTTGTCTGATCTAGATCAGGCCATAGAACTCCGGCCTGATTATGTGGAGGCCTACCTCAACCGTGGTCTACTAAGGGCCCGACAGGGAAATCTACAGGGAGCAATGGATGACTTTGATACGGTATTGCAACTCGATCCAGAGGCGGCGGTGGCCTATCGTTATCGCGGTAATGCACGCATGGAGGCAGGGGATGCCCTGGGGGCCGTTGCTGACTATAGTGACGCCTTGTTTATTGATGTCAACGATGCGGTGACCTACAAGTTGAGGGGAGATGCCAGATGGGCTATCGGAGATCGGCCTGGGGCTATCGCTGACTATAGTCAGGCGATTGACATCCGCCCTGGTTATCTGGAGGCTTACGAGGCCCGTGGGCAGGCGTTTGCGGCTTTGGAGGAATTCCAGCGAGCCCATGATGATCTGACGCGAGTGATTCGTGGCGATACTCAACGGATGGATCCAGATGTCTATTTCGGGCGGGGCTGGGTGCGATCGCAACTGGGAGACATCACCGGAGCCCGCGCTGATTTAGAACGGGCAGCTGCCCTATATCTGGAAACCGGGCAAGCAGAAGGCTATCGCAAGACCTTAGACTTAATGCGTC